The following proteins come from a genomic window of Carassius carassius chromosome 10, fCarCar2.1, whole genome shotgun sequence:
- the LOC132151742 gene encoding ATP-dependent 6-phosphofructokinase, muscle type-like has translation MQRSAPVDPTKMGVGKAIAVLTSGGDAQGMNAAVRATVRVGIYTGAKVYFVHEGYQGLVDGGDNIRQATWESVSMMLQLGGTVIGSARCQDFRSKEGRAKAACNLVKLGITNLCVIGGDGSLTGANEFRNEWRELLQILLKAGKITAEEAKRSSHLNIVGMVGSIDNDFCGTDMTIGTDSALHRIMEVVDAITTTAQSHQRAFILEVMGRHCGYLALVTALACGADWVFIPEMPPAEGWEDHLCRRLTHQRSIGNRLNIIILAEGALDRHGKPITCDIIMNLVTKKLSFDTRATILGHVQRGGTPSAFDRILGSRMGVEAVMALLEATPDTPACVVSLSGNMAVRLPLMECVQVTKEVTKAMGEGRFEDAIKLRGKSFENNWNTYKLLAHVTSPDVKSNINIAIMNVGAPCAGMNAAVRSAVRIGILQGHNMLAVHDGFDGLAHGTIEPITWGYVGGWTGKGGSNLGTKRSLPTSTIEEISLNIAKFNIHALVIIGGFEAFAGGLELVTAREKYEELCIPLVVIPATVSNNIPGSDFSIGADTALNTITTTCDRIKQSAAGTKRRVFLIETMGGYCGYLATMAGLAAGADAAYIYEERFGIHDLETNVEHLLEKMKTTVKRGLILRNEKCNANYTTDFLFSLYSEEGKGVFDCRKNVLGHMQQGGTPTPFDRTFGTKMGAKAVLWLTDKLKECYRHGRIFANTPDSACVLGMKKRAMVFQPLSDLKENTDFEHRIPKTQWWLKLRPILKILAKYKITLDTSETATMEHVIKERGTV, from the exons ATGCAACGTTCAGCACCTGTGGACCCCACAAAGATGGGCGTTGGAAAGGCCATCGCTGTCCTCACCTCTGGAGGAGATGCACAAG GTATGAATGCTGCTGTCCGAGCCACGGTGAGAGTTGGGATCTACACTGGTGCGAAAGTCTATTTTGTACATGAG GGTTATCAGGGCCTAGTCGATGGAGGAGATAACATCCGACAAGCAACTTGGGAGAGCGTGTCAATGATGCTGCAGCTG GGTGGCACAGTCATTGGCAGTGCCCGCTGTCAGGACTTCCGCTCTAAGGAGGGTAGAGCTAAAGCAGCATGTAACCTGGTGAAGTTGGGCATCACTAATCTGTGTGTTATTGGTGGAGATGGGAGCCTAACAGGCGCTAATGAGTTTCGCAATGAGTGGAGAGAGCTGCTCCAAATCTTGCTGAAAGCAG GTAAAATCACAGCAGAGGAGGCTAAACGTTCATCTCATCTGAACATCGTTGGGATGGTGGGATCCATCGACAATGATTTCTGTGGCACAGACATGACCATTGGCACTGATTCAGCTCTGCACAGGATCATGGAAGTAGTGGATGCCATCACAACAACAGCACAGAG TCATCAAAGAGCATTCATTCTGGAAGTTATGGGGAGGCATTGTGG atatttggCCTTAGTCACTGCCCTGGCTTGTGGCGCTGACTGGGTTTTTATTCCTGAAATGCCTCCAGCTGAAGGATGGGAGGACCATCTGTGCAGGAGACTTACCCAT CAAAGAAGCATTGGCAATCGTCTGAATATCATCATTCTGGCAGAAGGTGCTCTGGATCGCCATGGCAAACCTATCACCTGTGATATTATCATGAAC CTGGTCACTAAGAAGCTGAGCTTTGACACACGTGCCACTATTTTGGGTCATGTGCAGAGAGGAGGAACACCTTCCGCCTTTGACAGAATCTTG GGCAGTAGGATGGGGGTGGAGGCTGTGATGGCGTTGCTAGAGGCCACTCCTGACACCCCTGCATGTGTGGTCAGTCTGTCTGGAAACATGGCTGTTCGACTGCCTCTTATGGAGTGTGTGCAAGTG acaaaagaAGTAACCAAAGCTATGGGAGAGGGCAGATTTGAGGATGCCATTAAGCTAAGGGGAAA GAGTTTTGAGAACAATTGGAACACATATAAACTCTTGGCCCATGTGACCTCCCCAGACGTGAAG AGTAATATAAACATAGCTATCATGAACGTTGGAGCTCCATGTGCAGGAATGAATGCAGCAGTCCGTTCAGCCGTCAGGATCGGTATCCTTCAAGGACACAACATGCTAGCTGTACATGACGGCTTTGATGGACTTGCACACGGAACT ATTGAACCAATAACATGGGGCTATGTGGGAGGCTGGACAGGCAAAGGTGGTTCTAATTTAGGAACCAAGAG GTCACTGCCAACTAGTACGATTGAAGAGATCAGTCTGAACATAGCCAAGTTTAACATTCATGCCCTGGTTATCATTGGAGGGTTTGAG GCCTTTGCTGGAGGTTTGGAATTAGTGACTGCCAGAGAAAAATATGAGGAGTTGTGTATTCCCCTGGTTGTTATTCCAGCTACTGTGTCTAATAACATTCCTGGATCAGACTTCAGCATCGGTGCTGATACTGCTCTCAATACTATCACAACT ACATGCGATAGAATCAAGCAATCCGCAGCTGGGACAAAGCGCAGGGTTTTCCTCATTGAAACGATGGGGGGATATTGTGGATATCTGGCAACTATGGCAGGACTGGCTGCTGGGGCTGATGCTGCTTATATCTATGAAGAACGATTTGGGATTCACGACCTGGAG ACAAACGTGGAGCACTTATTGGAGAAAATGAAGACCACAGTGAAAAGAGGCCTCATCCTTAG GAATGAGAAATGTAATGCAAACTACACCACAGATTTTCTCTTCAGCTTGTACTCCGAAGAGGGCAAGGGAGTTTTTGACTGCCGCAAGAATGTGCTTGGGCACATGCAGCAG GGTGGAACCCCTACACCGTTTGATAGGACCTTTGGCACAAAGATGGGTGCTAAAGCAGTGTTATGGTTGACTGATAAACTGAAGGAGTGTTACAGACATG GACGTATCTTTGCTAACACGCCGGACTCTGCCTGTGTTCTGGGAATGAAGAAAAGAGCCATGGTCTTCCAGCCTCTCTCTGATCTCAAAGAAAACACTGACTTTGA ACATCGTATACCAAAGACTCAGTGGTGGCTGAAGCTTAGGCCCATTCTCAAGATTCTGGCCAAATACAAGATCACTTTGGACACCTCAGAGACAGCGACGATGGAGCATGTTATCAAGGAGAGAGGAACAGTCTAG
- the LOC132152287 gene encoding integrin beta-7-like has translation MMKAVLIALPVLFYCLEQRFIHGQEPLCQSHFSCSDCIRSPGCAWCRKTDFLKSGESNERRCDSPETLKVRGCKGDDVINPGEHPLTYVKNSVLSSDHANVVQLKPQNINITLRVGVPHEFTVEFKRAKGYPIDLYYLMDLSYSMKDDLKQIKTLGQKILKKLRAITDTVRIGFGSFVDKEMLPYVSQVKSRRQNPCPNRIDTCQPAFSFKNVLPLTHDAGEFEREVSKQNISGNLDAPEAGLDAIMQAAVCKDEIRWGNVTRILVYTSDDTFHMAGDGRLGGVFQPHNGQCHLNDEGSYDGKAYDYPSVGHVSRVLQDNNIQLIFAVTEDIYPAYKNLSSKLVLEQEGAPKELDVSYRSTCKGNQADIEWKKKGECQGIKHEKITFEVRLNASACLKEPQTFRIKMQGINEEVKITVDTECHCNCGVPEKASIHCNSSGTLSCGVCSCDEEYLGQRCECKKPRDAVSFPNIMASCRPDNNSLGCSGHGTCVCGKCVCEGQFSGKLCECDDNSCDYHNGYPCNGKGMCKCGKCICSDNYTGSACECSPIQDKCINDKRLCSGQGKCTCNRCQCNPGFKGEHCSAFINYCMLLKNCVACHVELGTPDTDVCAIRCLNATVSRLEGAHELHCTYQNTTSYDVKLDDGKIVLKYADLPRSVDKTTLLIGFSVSAIMFIGIIIIIIYRCLLELYDIREYRNFVNAQEQTKWKEVQNPLFIGANTTVYNPLHDENEKEHSEQI, from the exons ATG ATGAAGGCTGTTTTGATAGCTTTGCCGGTTCTCTTTTACTGTTTGGAACAGAGGTTTATACATG GGCAGGAACCACTTTGCCAATCTCACTTTTCGTGTTCTGACTGTATAAGGAGCCCTGGATGTGCATGGTGCAGAAAGACC GACTTCCTGAAATCAGGTGAGTCAAATGAACGGCGATGTGATTCTCCCGAGACTCTGAAGGTCAGGGGATGTAAAGGGGATGATGTGATCAATCCTGGAGAACATCCCTTGACCTATGTGAAGAACAGTGTCCTCAGCAGCGATCATGCAAATGTGGTCCAACTCAAACCGCAGAATATCAACATCACACTCAGAGTTG GAGTTCCACATGAATTCACAGTTGAGTTTAAGAGGGCTAAGGGTTACCCTATAGATCTGTACTACCTGATGGATCTGAGCTATTCCATGAAAGATGATCTGAAACAAATCAAAACCCTGGGGCAGAAAATCCTAAAGAAGCTGAGAGCCATCACAGACACTGTCCGGATCG GTTTCGGGTCTTTTGTTGATAAGGAGATGTTGCCGTATGTCAGTCAGGTGAAGTCAAGACGTCAGAACCCCTGTCCCAATCGCATAGATACCTGCCAACCAGCTTTCAGTTTTAAGAATGTCCTGCCCCTGACTCACGATGCCGGCGAGTTTGAACGAGAAGTTAGCAAACAGAATATCTCTGGCAACCTGGACGCTCCTGAGGCTGGTCTGGATGCCATTATGCAGGCTGCGGTCTGTAAG GATGAGATCAGATGGGGTAATGTGACACGGATTCTGGTTTACACATCTGATGATACTTTCCACATGGCAGGAGATGGACGACTAGGTGGTGTCTTTCAGCCACATAATGGACAGTGTCATCTCAATGATGAAGGTTCCTATGATGGAAAAGCCTAC GATTACCCATCAGTGGGCCATGTATCTAGGGTTCTGCAGGATAACAATATTCAGCTAATATTTGCTGTGACTGAGGACATCTATCCAGCATATAAG AATTTGTCGTCCAAGCTGGTGTTAGAGCAGGAGGGAGCTCCAAAAGAATTGGATGTGTCCTACAGGTCTACATGTAAGGGGAATCAGGCAGATATTGAATGGAAGAAGAAAGGAGAGTGTCAAGGTATCAAGCATGAGAAG ATTACTTTTGAAGTACGTTTGAATGCATCTGCATGTCTGAAGGAGCCGCAGACATTTCGGATCAAAATGCAAGGTATCAATGAGGAGGTGAAGATAACAGTGGATACGGAGTGTCACTGTAACTGTGGTGTTCCAGAGAAGGCTTCCATACACTGTAACAGTTCAGGAACTCTCTCATGCGGCGTGTGCAG ctgtGACGAAGAGTATTTGGGTCAGCGCTGTGAGTGTAAGAAACCGAGGGATGCGGTCTCTTTTCCCAACATAATGGCATCTTGTCGGCCTGACAACAACTCCCTGGGTTGCAGTGGACACGGCACCTGTGTGTGtggcaagtgtgtgtgtgaaggccAGTTCAGTGGGAAACTCTGCGAATGTGATGACAATAGTTGTGATTATCATAATGGCTATCCCTGTAATG GTAAAGGCATGTGTAAGTGTGGAAAATGTATCTGTTCTGATAACTACACGGGGTCTGCATGCGAGTGTTCGCCTATCCAAGATAAGTGTATCAATGATAAAAGGCTTTGCAGCGGTCAAGGCAAATGCACTTGCAACCGTTGTCAGTGTAACCCAGGCTTCAAGGGAGAGCACTGCTCTGCATTCATTAATTATTGCATGCTGTTGAA GAACTGTGTGGCTTGTCACGTGGAACTTGGTACTCCTGATACCGATGTCTGTGCTATAAGATGTTTAAATGCTACAGTATCTCGTCTTGAAGGAGCTCATGAGCTGCATTGCACATATCAAAACACCACTTCGTACGATGTGAAACTTGATGACGGCAAAATTGTGCTCAAATATGCAGACTTGCCCC GTTCTGTTGATAAGACTACACTTTTAATTGGCTTCTCTGTGTCAGCCATAATGTTCATTGGcattataataatcattatttacCGTTGCCTGCTGGAACTGTACGACATTAGAGAGTACCGGAACTTTGTAAACGCACAGGAACAGACTAAATGGAAAGAG GTCCAGAATCCTCTTTTCATAGGTGCCAATACAACGGTGTATAACCCTTTGCACGACGAA